A genomic segment from Ptychodera flava strain L36383 chromosome 19, AS_Pfla_20210202, whole genome shotgun sequence encodes:
- the LOC139119467 gene encoding perlucin-like protein yields MYLKPVLFILLSGVVFVGVWSYEPDCVPSFCKCTRYEVHCEMPEDANQNGKTYYEYAQWVCAERGGCLANLHTKEIDWCVRNFISEKNLDQPPCINRPSFGFFIGLTDIDEEGTWVWKNGIELCGSTCTNWAPGEPNNRINPKRCPNDDGQHCAQLWYRFGHNGKWDDEYCNCRPKGFICEIKTDCCCNGSPY; encoded by the exons ATGTATTTGAAACCAGTCTTGTTCATTTTACTTTCTGGAGTCGTTTTTGTTGGAGTATGG AGTTACGAGCCGGATTGCGTTC CATCTTTCTGTAAATGTACGAGGTACGAGGTGCATTGTGAAATGCCTGAAGATGCCAACCAGAATGGAAAAACCTACTATGAGTATGCTCAGTGGGTATGTGCTGAGCGTGGAGGTTGCCTTGCTAACTTACATACTAAGGAAATAGACTGGTGTGTAAGGAACTTCATCTCGGAAAAAAATCTCGATCAGCCACCTTGCATCAACAGGCCCTCGTTTGGATTCTTTATTGGTCTAACCgatattgatgaagaaggtacaTGGGTATGGAAAAATGGAATCGAGCTTTGCGGTAGCACATGCACAAACTGGGCTCCAGGTGAACCTAACAACAGGATCAACCCAAAAAGATGTCCGAATGACGACGGACAACACTGTGCCCAGCTTTG GTATAGATTCGGACACAATGGAAAATGGGATGATGAATACTGCAATTGTCGACCGAAAGGATTCATCTGCGAGATTAAAA CCGACTGTTGTTGCAATGGATCACCCTACTAG